The Arachis ipaensis cultivar K30076 chromosome B05, Araip1.1, whole genome shotgun sequence nucleotide sequence CCAATGACCGGGGAATCTCACAGATGTCTCTGTCAACCAGAACTTTCACAATATGTTCGCAGGGAATACCAAATGACTCCATTCTTAAACAAGTACACATGAAGATAATTTCTTCTTGACGAAAATCAATGGTCCACATAAAATCGGGCCTCCCATGCTTACACACAATGTATTTTATGCAATCATCGGTATTATCTATGTTTAGCACCCGCATTGATCCAGCTCTAGAGAGAAATGGCCGAAAGAAAAGAAATATCTCATGAGTGTATAACTCAGCAGCATATCTCTCTAGCAGCTCTATACAAGTTTCCATGACGGGCACCCCACGTGTAGATTCATAATCAGCATTAAATTCTTTAAAGCGCATGTGTGCAACACACCTTTGAAAATGCTCTACAAAACTTGTCAAATCATACCGCGACCCCACATACCTTCCCACAACTGAGTGTAAACCTTCACATCTTGATGTAGTTCTAAAGCCAGTAAAGAATTTTCCTCTTAGATATGCAGTAGCCCACATATGACCAAATATCTGTGAGATGCTAATCCCTGACTTTAGCATGTTCATCATTTGCATAATATCTGCCTCTGACATTTTTCTGTGGGCAGGCAACATAGCACTGAATTGTGTATCCAATAGATCATTGTTGTGTTCGTCAGAGAAATAAAAGATATGCCACCTTCCACTTTCTGGTACAAATTTAACATCCATTCGGGCTTCACATCCGGTTCTTGTTTCCAATCTAGGctccttcttccttttttccATCGTGTAATATTTCTCCATCCTGAATCCTTGCCTATGACATACAAACTTTTGTTTGTAAATCTCGCCAGTACTATTCTTGAAGGTCTTGCTCTTCCTTGCACTAAAACCCTTCTACTTTGAGTACTTCATATAAAAACCAAATGCAAGCTGCAAAGTAGAAAAGTGGTATTTGCCAATTTCCTCTGCAAAATTCTCACTAAATTTCAAAGTTGTAATGTCTTGCACGGAGTCAACCGCATAAGCGGCTTCAAGGATATCTTCTAACATATCAGATTCAGAAAAAAACACTCTCTCAGTAAATTCATCTCTGAAATCTTGTTCGAATTCATTCTGTTCATCCACCATATCTTAGTCACTTACTAGCTCTTCTTGTTGGTTAAAGTCATCGTCCTCCTGGTATTGCTCATTCATCTCAGTGTCCGTAAATATACCTGACATCTTAAAAATGTccaatgaaaaaaattatttaatacacACAAagtcatatatttttatttgtggtaaaagttaaaaattaaaagtaaataatatttgaaaaaaataatcgACACCCAACCCTCTGTATTCCTAATATAAATTGTTATAGATAAGTATAGTTTCTTAAAATTTTGGGTTGTCCGGGCCACTACTCGCCCCTTCTAGGTCCGTCCCTGATTGCTagctaattaattaataataaaaaataataacatctatttactttttagtatttctcaatttctatgaattaataaaagataaaaaaatatttttttcttacaCAATCAATTTCACGAATAAAGTATCGAAATGAATAATTACAAAATTAGAGATTCTATTCACTGACCTCGATTTTGTAATCAAAACGATGGTTTATTTTTTGAACACTACAATGAAAAACTTGATTGGACCTTTGCTGATTGCTGCAACGGTGATTAACGATGAAGAAATAGTGGATATTAAATAGAcggataaaaaattaaaaaaaaaattggatattgAGTAGATGGATGTTCcaaagaaaaacaattaaattttttataataaaagaaaatgatACACAATTTCAATGGTGGGATTGAATAATTAGTGATGgattattcaccaatttataatgttaatattaaggaaaagataagattagtttatctacatcaaaataaaacatcaaaaattgaagatagaattttaaagataagatagatgaataataagaTAATTTCTAAAAAGATAACAATATTGAAATAGGCGCAGGATacatttcaatcgattgggtagcattaccaatcgattgaagttgGCAAAAAATTCAACTTCATCAacttccaatcgattgaattacattaccaatcgattgaatttggctaAAACTTCAATGTCATCACTTTTCAATCGATTGTATTTGGCAAATCCATGTTGTTTTTGTGAATTCAATCAATTGAGTAACAAAAACAAATGATTGTTTTGAGGCATTCATTCGATTGGAAAGTATAAACAATCGATTAGTTTAAGCGAAAACCATTATACCTTAcaactttcaatcgattgttttgtgatacactgtaatccaatcgattgagttatcaTTCAATCAATTGTTTTgataaaccaatcgattgaatttcaaggAAACACGATTTGGAAGCCATGGACGAACGTCACgagatcaaatttaatattttaatcgaTTGAAATGGCCAAAAGTTTTATTAGAATCCATGGAGGATATAATTGGTTGTtgtttttgtatttgattgttaataaatataatagataattcataaaataataatttataaaataaaaaatagtttctataattaaataaaatatacggagttaatttgtaattaaaattagtttaaaGACTATGTAGCAATTgttaaaaaaactctaaaaatatgTTTTCTAATGGGACCATTAAGTGGTCCAAAGGTTATGGGACCACCAAATTCTAAGCCCTTTAACTTCTTGTCCGTTGGAATTGTTTTTAGAAACTCACATTTATTAAAAGATTAAAACATGCAATGACCATATGTAATTAAGAGNNNNNNNNNNNNNNNNNNNNNNNNNNNNNNNNNNNNNNNNNNNNNNNNNNNNNNNNNNNNNNNNNNNNNNNNNNNNNNNNNNNNNNNNNNNNNNNNNNNNNNNNTATCCTCATCTTAGCTTATATGTCTCTTTTAATTtgaatatataaaattttattgaaaatcaCATTTGGATGCAACCTCATCCACATCATTACTATATATCTGTCTttccatttattattattattattgttgttattattatgatGTTAGGTTTTTTATTTTATGCATGATTAATGCCAACTTTGATCAAATTTTCGTGGTTAGTTTAGATAAATGATGaagcataaaaaaaattttaaatatacttTGCCAGTTTAAATGTAGCGAATTCTTGATTAACGTGGTTTCTATCTTTTCATTTCTAGTTAATACTAAATTTTCACTTATTATAAAATTCCGACTCAACTAAGCAAATTagaataaaagtatttttaaattatttaaattaaacaaTATATCCAAACATGATTTAATGAAATGGTTAAACAGTAACGAAAATGGAATCATCCCtacaaattaaagaaaagttcAAAAGATGTGTTATCTTATTTCAACGTAAAAACTGGAGGACAATACGATAATGTTTGTTTTTAGAGATCAGAATTGGAATGAAGAGATTGAGATTTAATATTGTATCTGGTGATTAGAAATTTAGAATATAAAATTTTAGTTCTTTcactatttttaaaatataaagataCAAGAGATTGAAATTTTTGAGAACAAAAATTGAAActttaacaatatttttttaacaactaagaatattttagtaaatattcttattttatatttatatatatgaagAAAAATCTTCCTATATAAAATTTCATATTTAAAGGTTTCTTTTAAgatgatttaattatattatttaagaATGTCGCGGTGgatgaaaaatttttttggacTTCCTtgcataatgtaacaccctatttttcagtacgtcatgatcatGTCATAATCGTATCAAAAGTGAGGtgtaggtccctgaccttttgtcccgcaaacattttcgtccctgaccattgaaaaatacttttaagtccctgaccttcacaaaatttggacggatcagtccctgacggaaaCATTTGGATgaatcagtccctgacggaggcatttgaacggagggactgatccgtccaagttttgtgaaggtcaggaacttaaaagtatttttcaatggtcagggacgaaaatgtccgcgggataaaaggtcagggacctatttgtccttttctcttttcttatttactatttaatattgagcctttagttcgatatcgcg carries:
- the LOC107640553 gene encoding protein FAR1-RELATED SEQUENCE 9-like, translating into MEKRKKEPRLETRTGCEARMDVKFVPESGRWHIFYFSDEHNNDLLDTQFSAMLPAHRKMSEADIMQMMNMLKSGISISQIFGHMWATAYLRGKFFTGFRTTSRCEGLHSVVGRYVGSRYDLTSFVEHFQRCVAHMRFKEFNADYESTRGVPVMETCIELLERYAAELYTHEIFLFFRPFLSRAGSMRVLNIDNTDDCIKYIVCKHGRPDFMWTIDFRQEEIIFMCTCLRMESFGIPCEHIVKVLVDRDICEIPRSLVLDRWTKKVKSALNDPSGFTRDAIVISCQSALVEFSKQLAAIAAKVPERYEETRDIIMRLYSSYKAADEGTNQPQSGVARSSNPYVHQTTGGSGQPSKKKKRQHCSVCQMEGHKKTTCPWQKDIDNNVIENEANGSDDGDMCTEATAELDSDNYQPP